From a single Aureimonas sp. AU20 genomic region:
- a CDS encoding bifunctional diguanylate cyclase/phosphodiesterase, whose protein sequence is MMTVLGCIVHQHNLWLVLMAAVICGSGSWAMVRLFTRAALTSSLEKIAWIVLSAFVTGASIWSTHFVAMLGYEPGVPIAFDPVLTIVSLLVAMTGSGLGLLIATAKQPAAPAIGGAVVGLSIAVMHYVGMLAYRVQGIVSWDRSYLMASILISCTLAAAALYLALRPGSERARAHGASGLFFLSIIGLHFTGMTAFGVTPMQVDGSFSNPEALNALAFAVGCVGLFIVGSGFASSFIDNKARAAASDALANMSNGLTMLSPGGMVTLVNDRVRQLFGLEPEELKVGMTLEAYLGTIGQRVGWDEARLERIIDKHRAWMREKTTTRVEHHFDHGPVLSIVCQPVHRGGAILTYEDVTETRNGQKTIAHMAFHDALTGLRNRRMFAKCIEALLPEGELSMLMIDLDRFKGVNDRLGHSVGDELLRQVAMRLETHLREGEQAFRLGGDELAVLLSAPPERVVALAHTITTSIAIPFEIGPHVVAIGCSIGIATAIGSDDASTLQQKADLALYTAKDGGRNRFELYQDGMLEEEAGKRALEQDLSAAIALGQLELWYQPLHSLPDRRHSGFEALIRWRHPVRGLVPPGEFIPMAERCGLIGEIGAWVIEAACEQAALWPADLYISINVSAVQLRSVALPLQIREALARHRVDASRIEIEITETAMVENSGQIALTLASLRAIGLRIAMDDFGTGYSSLAHLREFKIDRIKIDRSFVSASSHDAGAAAIVRAVLSMARELSIDTTAEGIEEEEQLQSLLELGCGTAQGYLLGRPLDGPAAETFMRERPAPKLAKLRVV, encoded by the coding sequence ATGATGACGGTCCTCGGATGTATCGTCCACCAGCATAATCTCTGGCTCGTGCTGATGGCCGCCGTCATCTGCGGCTCGGGCTCCTGGGCCATGGTGCGATTGTTCACGCGCGCGGCGCTCACCAGTTCGCTCGAGAAGATCGCCTGGATCGTCCTGTCGGCCTTCGTCACCGGTGCATCGATCTGGAGCACGCATTTCGTCGCCATGCTGGGCTACGAGCCGGGCGTGCCGATCGCCTTCGATCCCGTCCTCACGATCGTCTCGCTGCTGGTCGCCATGACGGGCTCGGGCCTCGGCCTCCTGATCGCCACCGCGAAACAGCCGGCGGCGCCGGCGATCGGCGGCGCCGTGGTCGGCCTGTCGATCGCCGTCATGCATTATGTCGGGATGCTCGCCTACCGCGTGCAGGGCATCGTGAGCTGGGATCGGTCCTATCTCATGGCCTCCATCCTGATCTCCTGCACCCTGGCGGCGGCGGCTCTCTACCTTGCGCTGCGGCCAGGAAGCGAGCGCGCCCGCGCGCATGGCGCGTCGGGTCTGTTCTTCCTGTCGATCATCGGGCTGCACTTCACCGGTATGACAGCGTTCGGTGTCACGCCGATGCAGGTGGACGGCTCCTTCTCCAACCCGGAGGCCCTGAACGCGCTCGCTTTCGCGGTGGGCTGCGTCGGCCTGTTCATCGTCGGCTCGGGCTTTGCCAGCAGCTTCATCGACAACAAGGCCCGGGCGGCGGCCTCGGACGCGCTCGCCAACATGTCGAACGGACTGACCATGTTGTCGCCCGGCGGCATGGTCACGCTGGTCAACGATCGGGTCCGCCAGCTTTTCGGGCTGGAGCCGGAGGAGCTGAAGGTCGGGATGACGCTGGAGGCCTATCTCGGCACGATCGGCCAGCGCGTGGGTTGGGACGAGGCGCGCCTGGAACGGATCATCGACAAGCACCGGGCCTGGATGCGGGAGAAGACCACCACGCGCGTCGAGCATCATTTCGACCACGGTCCCGTTCTGAGCATCGTCTGCCAGCCCGTCCACCGTGGCGGCGCCATCCTGACCTACGAGGACGTCACCGAGACGCGCAACGGGCAGAAGACGATCGCCCATATGGCGTTCCACGATGCGCTGACCGGACTCAGAAACCGGCGCATGTTCGCCAAATGCATCGAGGCGCTGCTCCCGGAGGGCGAGTTGTCGATGCTCATGATCGATCTCGATCGCTTCAAGGGCGTCAACGATCGGCTGGGCCATTCGGTCGGGGACGAGTTGCTGCGGCAGGTGGCGATGCGGCTGGAGACCCATCTGCGCGAGGGCGAGCAGGCCTTCCGGCTCGGCGGAGACGAGTTGGCGGTGCTTCTGTCCGCGCCCCCCGAACGGGTCGTCGCGCTGGCGCATACGATCACGACCTCGATCGCGATCCCGTTCGAGATCGGACCGCACGTGGTCGCGATCGGCTGCAGCATCGGCATTGCCACGGCGATAGGCTCGGACGATGCCTCCACGCTGCAGCAGAAGGCGGATCTTGCCCTCTATACCGCCAAGGACGGTGGCCGGAACCGGTTCGAACTCTACCAGGACGGCATGCTGGAGGAGGAAGCCGGCAAGCGCGCGCTGGAGCAGGACCTATCCGCCGCGATCGCCCTCGGTCAGCTGGAGCTTTGGTATCAGCCGCTTCACAGCCTCCCCGACCGGCGGCACAGCGGGTTCGAGGCGCTGATCCGCTGGCGCCATCCCGTCCGCGGCCTCGTCCCGCCCGGCGAGTTCATTCCCATGGCGGAGCGATGCGGGCTGATCGGCGAGATCGGCGCCTGGGTGATCGAGGCCGCATGCGAGCAGGCCGCGCTCTGGCCCGCCGACCTCTACATCTCCATCAACGTCTCGGCCGTGCAACTGCGCTCGGTCGCGCTCCCTCTGCAGATCAGAGAGGCGCTGGCCCGGCACCGCGTGGACGCCTCGCGGATCGAGATCGAGATCACCGAAACCGCGATGGTGGAGAACAGCGGCCAGATCGCCCTGACGCTGGCCAGCCTTCGCGCGATCGGCCTGCGGATCGCGATGGACGATTTCGGCACGGGCTATTCCTCGCTCGCCCATCTTCGCGAGTTCAAGATCGACCGCATCAAGATCGACCGCAGCTTCGTTTCCGCCTCCAGCCACGATGCGGGCGCGGCGGCGATCGTGCGTGCCGTTCTTTCCATGGCCCGCGAACTCAGCATCGACACGACCGCCGAGGGCATCGAGGAGGAAGAGCAGCTCCAGAGCCTGCTCGAGCTAGGCTGCGGAACGGCGCAAGGCTATCTCCTGGGCCGCCCGCTCGACGGCCCGGCCGCCGAAACCTTCATGCGCGAACGGCCCGCGCCGAAACTGGCGAAGCTTCGCGTCGTGTAA
- a CDS encoding VOC family protein, whose product MSVTRIVPNIATDRLDDARRFYGDLIGLTIGMDYGGIVTFVGSGAVAPQISFALEGGSGTPVPELSVEVSDLDEVFRRIVEAGHPIEYGPATEPWGVRRFFVGDPFGRLANILAHEAG is encoded by the coding sequence ATGAGCGTGACGCGGATCGTTCCCAATATCGCGACCGATCGGCTGGACGACGCTCGGCGCTTCTACGGGGACCTTATCGGACTGACGATCGGGATGGACTACGGCGGGATCGTCACCTTCGTCGGGTCCGGCGCGGTCGCGCCCCAGATCAGCTTTGCCCTGGAGGGCGGTTCCGGGACGCCGGTTCCCGAGCTTTCGGTCGAGGTGAGCGATCTCGACGAGGTTTTCCGTCGAATCGTGGAGGCCGGCCACCCTATCGAATACGGCCCGGCGACGGAGCCTTGGGGCGTCAGGCGCTTCTTCGTGGGCGATCCGTTCGGCCGGCTCGCGAACATTCTCGCGCACGAGGCGGGATAG